A window from Aminiphilus circumscriptus DSM 16581 encodes these proteins:
- a CDS encoding putative metalloprotease CJM1_0395 family protein, whose amino-acid sequence MDLSAAILAAGAARRPQEQRRSAKEDEGTAPLSLPGSGENIPEELDPRIRRFREIEKDVLAHEAAHAVSTGGMGWPVVYRYATGPDGRRYIVGGHVTIGVPKGRTPEEQLRILSRVIGAALANPDPSPGDKAAARWAARAELEALRELQAARRDSLEELDLESLLPTFGAEL is encoded by the coding sequence ATGGATCTGAGCGCGGCGATTCTCGCGGCGGGTGCCGCGCGGCGCCCGCAGGAACAACGGCGCAGTGCGAAGGAGGACGAGGGAACGGCGCCGCTTTCGCTGCCGGGAAGCGGAGAGAACATTCCGGAGGAACTGGATCCCCGGATCCGTCGTTTTCGGGAGATAGAAAAGGACGTGCTCGCCCACGAGGCGGCCCATGCGGTCTCCACGGGGGGCATGGGATGGCCCGTGGTCTACCGCTACGCCACGGGGCCGGACGGGCGGCGCTACATCGTGGGAGGGCACGTGACCATCGGTGTGCCCAAGGGACGCACGCCGGAGGAGCAGCTTCGCATTCTCTCCCGGGTGATCGGCGCGGCCCTGGCGAATCCGGACCCCTCGCCGGGGGACAAGGCGGCGGCCCGCTGGGCCGCCCGGGCGGAGCTCGAGGCCCTGCGGGAGCTTCAGGCGGCCCGGCGCGACTCTCTGGAGGAACTCGACCTGGAGTCCCTGCTCCCCACCTTCGGAGCGGAACTGTAG
- a CDS encoding arginase family protein, producing the protein MTAMTHNGTTTEAAAARSGGPRKPLRLLFPQWQGSGDTLALHRGALLLRERFFADGACLEVPVPTGGEQRLEAGIHGRSALLEQLRTARELLAKEAPKRIFTIGGDCAVELAPLAYLNARCGGDLAVLWFDAHGDLNTPESSPSAAFHGMPLRCLLGEGDPAFTALCTPWLEPYQVALVGTRDLDPPEEAYVHAAGIQVIPPAPPGACLESIGRFLEGTKASSVYIHLDLDAMDPARFPHCLCPTSGGFAPEELLAILGALFRERHVAGFSLVEFAPQEPRAADCLASFVALGDSLRSL; encoded by the coding sequence ATGACGGCGATGACGCACAACGGAACGACGACAGAAGCCGCAGCGGCGCGGAGCGGAGGCCCTCGGAAACCGCTGCGGCTCCTTTTTCCCCAGTGGCAGGGGTCGGGCGACACGCTGGCGCTCCACCGGGGCGCACTGCTACTGCGGGAGCGATTCTTCGCAGACGGAGCGTGCCTGGAAGTTCCCGTTCCGACCGGAGGAGAACAGCGCCTGGAGGCGGGCATCCACGGACGCTCCGCCCTGCTGGAACAGTTGCGAACGGCACGGGAGCTGCTCGCGAAAGAGGCTCCGAAGCGGATCTTCACCATCGGAGGGGACTGCGCGGTGGAACTCGCTCCCCTGGCGTATCTGAACGCCCGCTGCGGCGGCGACCTGGCGGTGCTCTGGTTCGACGCCCACGGTGACCTGAACACCCCCGAGTCGTCTCCGAGCGCCGCCTTTCACGGCATGCCGCTCCGCTGTCTCCTCGGCGAGGGAGATCCGGCCTTTACGGCCCTCTGCACGCCCTGGCTCGAACCGTACCAGGTGGCCCTTGTGGGCACCCGGGACCTCGATCCGCCGGAGGAAGCCTACGTACACGCCGCGGGCATCCAGGTCATTCCCCCCGCACCGCCCGGAGCGTGCCTGGAGTCCATCGGGCGTTTTCTCGAAGGCACAAAGGCCTCGTCGGTCTACATCCATCTGGACCTGGACGCCATGGACCCGGCGCGCTTTCCCCACTGCCTCTGCCCCACTTCGGGAGGATTCGCCCCGGAGGAGTTGCTGGCGATCCTCGGCGCGCTTTTCCGGGAGAGGCACGTGGCGGGCTTCAGCCTCGTGGAGTTTGCCCCTCAGGAACCCCGTGCGGCGGACTGCCTGGCGTCCTTTGTCGCCCTGGGCGACTCCCTCCGCTCCCTGTAA
- a CDS encoding sensor domain-containing diguanylate cyclase — translation MTKRDGMAKSDAMTEGEGMTEKNGTIRGASAFENPGDGRGVEETLPEAGRAGEGKNAPSPPVREEGFGGFAGSLAKEVALRVSLWAVLLMVVITGLGYWTLFVAREEQTLENLADFAAGRVESERFLFDLARDDLRILAKEFLDLYRSDVSFSEEEFWTYFFRDDAGAVRLRRKYFDGTAPAKGLFFRGISAFVGNNQKTLDEDFRRRLLLSYFLVTRLGPARIDRFANLYVSMPENGMVIYWPEEPWGLTARADLVMTDGAVIRSTLQEFNPERKPGWTGLYYDLTAEHWMITYQLPVDYEGRHLVTPGVDVTLDDLMERLVARKMDDAEGAYNFVVTSDGKLVAHPDRLHKAKEEGGILSIDKLDDPDLAAQYALVSANAPGEGEAPRIVRDERRDLYLAVARMPGPEWFFVAAYPRAELLARAHESARLVLVFGVLLFLAFMIVVTLVLRRSVAEPLGVLRNVSGALSRGEYAALSGGAFLAVASARNEVGLLGRAFRDMGFAVRDANRLLEEKIAARTSELAAANLKLEELSFRDGLTGIYNRRAFDRDLDEAFRRALLGQGSFALVLCDVDWFKPYNDTYGHDEGDRVLREIARVMTENVGACGDVYRYGGEELLVILRGADGDDARHAAERLLAEVRALGIPHAASPHGIVTVSAGVGVFSPEYQSPGEMVREVDSRMYLSKAGGRNRITA, via the coding sequence ATGACGAAGAGAGACGGAATGGCGAAGAGTGATGCAATGACAGAGGGAGAAGGAATGACGGAAAAGAACGGAACGATCCGCGGCGCTTCGGCGTTTGAAAATCCCGGAGACGGGCGAGGCGTGGAGGAAACGCTCCCGGAGGCTGGCCGGGCCGGGGAAGGGAAAAACGCGCCGAGCCCCCCCGTGCGGGAAGAGGGCTTCGGCGGTTTCGCCGGGTCGCTGGCGAAGGAAGTGGCGCTGCGGGTCTCCCTGTGGGCGGTGCTGCTGATGGTGGTCATCACCGGCCTGGGGTACTGGACTCTTTTTGTCGCCCGGGAGGAGCAGACGCTGGAGAACCTGGCGGACTTCGCCGCGGGGCGCGTGGAGAGTGAGCGCTTTCTCTTCGATCTCGCCCGGGATGACCTGCGCATCCTCGCGAAGGAGTTCCTCGACCTCTACCGTTCGGACGTTTCCTTCTCCGAGGAGGAATTCTGGACCTACTTTTTCCGGGACGACGCCGGGGCCGTCCGGCTCCGCCGGAAATATTTCGACGGCACGGCCCCGGCGAAGGGGCTGTTTTTCCGGGGCATTTCCGCCTTTGTGGGAAACAACCAGAAGACGCTCGACGAGGATTTCCGCCGCCGCCTGCTCCTGTCGTACTTTCTCGTCACCCGCCTTGGCCCCGCCCGGATCGATCGTTTCGCCAACCTCTACGTCTCCATGCCCGAAAACGGCATGGTCATCTACTGGCCCGAGGAGCCCTGGGGGCTCACCGCCCGGGCCGACCTGGTCATGACCGACGGCGCGGTGATCAGATCCACGCTCCAGGAGTTCAACCCCGAGCGGAAGCCCGGCTGGACCGGGCTCTACTATGATCTCACCGCGGAACACTGGATGATCACCTACCAGCTTCCCGTGGATTATGAGGGGCGGCATCTGGTTACGCCCGGCGTGGACGTCACCCTGGACGATCTCATGGAGCGCCTGGTGGCGCGGAAGATGGACGATGCCGAGGGCGCCTACAATTTCGTGGTCACGTCGGACGGCAAGCTGGTGGCCCATCCCGACCGGCTGCACAAGGCAAAGGAAGAGGGGGGAATCCTGAGCATCGACAAGCTCGACGATCCGGACCTCGCCGCTCAGTACGCCCTCGTTTCCGCGAACGCGCCCGGAGAGGGCGAGGCGCCCCGCATCGTCCGGGACGAGCGCCGCGATCTCTATCTCGCCGTGGCGCGCATGCCCGGGCCGGAATGGTTCTTCGTCGCCGCCTATCCCCGGGCGGAGCTGCTCGCCCGGGCCCACGAGTCGGCCCGGCTCGTCCTCGTGTTCGGCGTGCTGCTCTTTCTCGCCTTCATGATTGTGGTGACCCTGGTACTCAGGCGAAGCGTCGCCGAGCCGCTGGGTGTGCTCCGCAACGTCTCCGGGGCGCTGTCCCGGGGTGAGTACGCCGCTCTTTCGGGCGGGGCCTTCCTGGCGGTGGCGTCCGCGCGGAACGAAGTGGGGCTTCTGGGGAGAGCCTTCCGCGACATGGGCTTTGCCGTCCGGGACGCGAATCGCCTTCTGGAAGAAAAGATCGCCGCCCGCACGAGCGAGCTTGCCGCGGCGAACCTTAAGCTGGAGGAACTCAGCTTCCGAGATGGGCTGACGGGCATCTACAACCGCCGGGCCTTCGACCGGGACCTCGACGAGGCGTTCCGCCGGGCGCTGCTGGGGCAGGGGAGTTTCGCGCTCGTGCTCTGCGACGTGGACTGGTTCAAGCCGTACAACGACACCTACGGCCACGACGAAGGCGACAGGGTGCTCCGGGAGATCGCCCGGGTGATGACCGAGAACGTGGGGGCCTGCGGCGATGTCTATCGCTACGGCGGAGAGGAACTGCTGGTCATCCTCCGCGGCGCCGACGGAGACGACGCCCGGCACGCCGCGGAGCGCCTCCTTGCGGAGGTGCGCGCCCTGGGTATTCCGCATGCCGCCAGTCCCCACGGCATCGTGACCGTGAGCGCCGGTGTGGGCGTCTTCAGCCCGGAATACCAGTCTCCCGGCGAGATGGTCCGCGAGGTGGACAGCCGGATGTACCTCTCCAAGGCGGGAGGCCGCAACCGCATCACTGCCTAG
- a CDS encoding right-handed parallel beta-helix repeat-containing protein, with protein sequence MNHSTSFPKKAAFTLLGGVLTLLFSLGLGMTGLPVSALSGSAAEAAVKYVTPGGAGAKNGSSWANAFGEAEFPAAIQSADAGDEFWVAKGAYRPVIPADPSSVTTTEQEATFTLKDGVALYGGFFGTETARADRNPSANVTVLTGDLANDDTGKVNGVTSTVGQIVGTNSKTVVTGSGTTSTTVLDGFTVTAGDSRTSGYAGGMINDGGSPTIENCVFSGNAANYSGGMCNRNNSNPAITNCTFSGNSSNTHGGGMRNYSGCSPHLTNCSFLNNHAGTNGGGLYNNGNNPVIENCTFSGNTATGAGGGMYNTGSGATPDIGSCTFSNNSAANGGGMYNYSSSSPTVTNCTFSGNTATDTGGGMHNTEGSTPTVANCTFTGNTAAGSGGGGMYNAGTGTSTVTGCTFSENSVTNSGGGVFNVGRTSSFVNCTFANNSAGEGGGVCSSGATTSLVNCTLAGNAATNGKGLHNMGGTVTATNCILWNVSDGEISTGGGHTTTVTYSVVQGGYAGTGNVLTDPNLGAPADNGGTTKTCAISAASSAVNAGTATGAPATDQRGVSRPQGAGVDIGAYEYTFGKLLSITVSGDGTVSRNPAGTTLTPDTTWEYTAGTAVTLSADAVNPWYFAEWSGDASGTNPVTTVTMSEDKHVTARFARKWTIVASADANGIIAPAGNVFVLPGADQTFTVTPDSGYTVADVTVDGVSAGTATTYTFLDVSADHTIAASFIRAWTITASAGPGGSIAPAGSVTVHEGSDKIFTISPDAGYAVDDVTVDGASAGAVATYTFLGVSADHTIAASFDATSGPTATPTPTAAPTVTPTEPTATPTSGPTPTPTGGPTPSPFPSPDPDIPLPEVTLTLTLLSGGTILAGPVEITDPGTLEEVLASFALLSQVLAFDPDAIAAGEYNLDLVRFFSVLAQLDPGVTELVLLLEVTTGAMAEGYSSTVFLLARTFDDQGNPTGYTVLPREEGTSVFRRSATTETWRVAIADGGATDGDPEAGRVLPNLAAVVEVVRGEAPTGGPTGTGGGGGGGCDTGTGGGNGVFGGALPVLLLLVVPLALLLQR encoded by the coding sequence ATGAACCACAGCACCTCCTTCCCGAAAAAGGCGGCCTTCACACTTCTCGGCGGCGTGCTGACGCTGCTCTTTTCTCTCGGTCTCGGCATGACCGGTCTTCCGGTATCCGCCCTTTCCGGTTCCGCCGCCGAGGCGGCGGTGAAGTACGTCACGCCGGGCGGCGCGGGAGCAAAAAACGGATCGAGCTGGGCAAACGCCTTCGGCGAGGCGGAGTTCCCCGCCGCCATCCAGAGCGCCGACGCGGGGGACGAGTTCTGGGTCGCCAAGGGAGCCTACCGCCCTGTAATTCCCGCAGATCCGTCAAGCGTCACCACCACCGAGCAAGAAGCCACCTTCACCCTCAAGGACGGCGTCGCCCTCTACGGTGGCTTTTTTGGCACCGAGACGGCCCGCGCAGACAGAAACCCGAGCGCCAACGTCACGGTCCTCACGGGAGACCTGGCGAACGACGACACGGGCAAGGTGAACGGCGTCACCTCCACCGTCGGCCAGATCGTCGGCACCAACAGCAAAACCGTGGTCACGGGCAGCGGCACCACGTCCACCACTGTCCTCGACGGATTCACCGTCACCGCCGGAGACAGCAGAACAAGCGGGTACGCGGGCGGCATGATCAACGATGGTGGCAGCCCCACCATCGAAAACTGTGTTTTTTCCGGCAATGCAGCGAATTATAGCGGCGGCATGTGCAATCGCAACAACAGCAATCCCGCCATCACAAACTGCACCTTCTCAGGCAACAGTTCGAATACCCACGGCGGAGGCATGCGCAACTACAGCGGTTGCAGCCCCCATCTCACAAATTGCTCTTTTCTGAATAACCATGCAGGCACCAACGGTGGTGGACTCTACAACAACGGCAACAACCCCGTCATCGAAAACTGCACTTTTTCCGGAAACACTGCGACAGGCGCCGGCGGTGGCATGTACAACACCGGCAGCGGCGCCACTCCGGATATCGGCAGTTGCACCTTTTCGAACAACAGCGCCGCAAACGGCGGCGGTATGTACAATTACAGCAGCAGCAGTCCCACCGTCACAAACTGCACCTTCTCCGGAAATACCGCAACGGATACCGGCGGCGGCATGCACAACACGGAGGGCAGCACCCCCACCGTCGCAAACTGCACCTTCACGGGCAACACCGCCGCGGGCAGCGGCGGAGGCGGCATGTACAACGCGGGCACCGGCACCTCCACCGTCACGGGCTGCACCTTCTCGGAAAACAGTGTCACCAACAGCGGCGGCGGTGTGTTCAACGTCGGCCGCACGTCCTCCTTCGTCAACTGCACCTTCGCGAACAACAGCGCGGGCGAGGGCGGCGGCGTCTGCAGTTCCGGCGCCACCACGTCTCTCGTCAACTGCACTCTCGCGGGCAACGCCGCAACGAACGGCAAGGGTCTGCACAACATGGGCGGCACCGTCACCGCCACGAACTGCATCCTCTGGAACGTCTCCGACGGAGAGATCTCCACGGGAGGAGGACACACCACCACCGTGACCTACAGTGTGGTCCAGGGGGGCTACGCGGGCACAGGAAACGTCCTCACCGATCCGAACCTCGGCGCTCCGGCGGACAACGGCGGAACGACCAAGACCTGCGCCATTTCCGCGGCCAGCTCCGCCGTCAACGCGGGCACGGCGACGGGCGCCCCCGCCACGGACCAGCGCGGCGTGTCCCGCCCCCAGGGCGCGGGCGTGGACATCGGCGCCTACGAGTACACCTTCGGCAAGCTCCTTTCCATCACCGTCTCGGGTGACGGAACCGTGTCGCGGAACCCCGCGGGCACGACGCTGACGCCGGACACCACCTGGGAGTACACGGCGGGCACGGCGGTGACCCTCTCCGCCGACGCCGTAAACCCCTGGTACTTTGCGGAGTGGAGCGGCGACGCCTCGGGGACGAATCCCGTGACCACCGTGACCATGAGCGAGGACAAACACGTCACGGCCCGCTTCGCCAGGAAATGGACCATCGTCGCCTCGGCGGACGCGAACGGGATCATCGCTCCCGCTGGCAACGTGTTTGTCCTTCCCGGCGCGGACCAGACCTTCACGGTCACCCCGGACTCGGGCTACACCGTGGCGGACGTGACCGTGGACGGCGTCTCCGCAGGCACTGCAACGACCTACACGTTCCTTGACGTGTCGGCGGACCACACCATCGCCGCCAGTTTCATCCGGGCCTGGACGATTACCGCTTCGGCGGGCCCGGGGGGCAGCATTGCTCCCGCAGGAAGTGTGACGGTTCATGAGGGCTCGGACAAGATCTTCACCATTTCCCCCGACGCGGGCTACGCCGTGGACGACGTCACCGTGGACGGCGCCTCCGCCGGCGCCGTAGCGACCTACACGTTCCTCGGTGTGTCGGCGGACCACACCATCGCCGCCAGTTTCGACGCCACCTCCGGACCGACGGCGACACCGACGCCCACAGCAGCACCGACGGTGACACCGACGGAGCCGACGGCAACACCCACCTCGGGGCCGACGCCCACGCCGACGGGCGGTCCCACGCCGTCGCCCTTCCCCTCGCCGGACCCGGACATCCCTCTGCCGGAGGTGACGCTCACCCTGACGCTCCTGTCGGGAGGGACGATTCTCGCGGGGCCTGTGGAGATCACGGATCCGGGAACACTTGAGGAGGTTCTCGCCTCTTTCGCCCTTCTCTCACAGGTGCTTGCGTTCGACCCCGATGCCATTGCGGCGGGAGAGTACAACCTGGACCTGGTGCGTTTCTTCTCCGTTCTGGCCCAGCTCGATCCGGGCGTCACGGAGCTGGTCCTGCTGCTGGAGGTCACCACGGGAGCGATGGCGGAGGGGTATTCGTCAACGGTGTTCCTGCTGGCCCGCACCTTCGACGACCAGGGCAACCCCACGGGGTACACGGTGCTGCCCCGGGAGGAGGGCACGTCGGTCTTCCGCCGCAGCGCCACCACCGAGACCTGGCGGGTGGCCATTGCGGACGGCGGGGCCACCGACGGCGACCCTGAGGCGGGGCGCGTTCTGCCGAATCTCGCCGCGGTGGTGGAAGTGGTCCGGGGCGAGGCGCCCACGGGCGGGCCCACCGGCACGGGCGGAGGTGGCGGCGGCGGATGCGACACCGGGACGGGGGGCGGAAACGGCGTCTTCGGCGGCGCGCTTCCCGTGCTGCTCCTTCTGGTCGTTCCGCTGGCCCTGCTGCTGCAGCGCTAA
- a CDS encoding right-handed parallel beta-helix repeat-containing protein, with translation MNHSTSFPKKAAFTLLGGVLTLLFSLGLGMTGLPVSALSGSAAEAAVKYVTPGGAGAKDGSSWDNAYGEAELPAAIQSADAGDEFWVAAGAYRPSVTNATAATFTLKNGVALYGGFAGTETTRGGRNWKTNVTVLTGDLANDDAGKVNGVTVSAGQIVGTNSWTVVTGSGTTSATVLDGFTVTAGSGGTGGNGGGMYSSNGSPTVTNCTFSGNTATAGGGMYNTGSSPTVTDCTFSGNSAGAQGGGMFNNGSSPTVTNCTFAGNTTNVGGGMCNYNGSSPAVTDCTFAGNNATYGGGMLNSSSSPAATNCTFSGNTAGSYGGGIYNSVSSPTVINCTFSGNAAASSGGGIYNALSSPTVTNCIFWGTGGTGGQIVNVSGSSPVVTYSVTDVAGTGNTTADPMLDSLAWHGGVTETMAISGDSAAFGAGTATGAPTADQRGASRPQGASFDMGAYEYWAGKQVLAVETEGSGTVTQTPGGTPFGTWSNQWSYDTGDGVALSADAAASWYFVAWSGDISGTDPVITVTMSGDKRVTARFARKWTITASAGTGGAIAPAGNVFILPSADQSFTVTPDAGHTIADVTVDGASAGAAATYTFLGVSADHTIAATFTANPTPAPEPTGTPAPTSPPSPTGTPSPTDGPTPSPFPAPNPDIPLPPVTLTLTLVSGGTVLAGPTEITDPDEPEALLASPALLAQVLGFDPDAVSAGQYNLDMVRFFSLLAQLDPGITELTLLVEISMGEPAPGYPATVFLLARTFDGQGNPTGFEVVPREEGSSVFRRSAAAETWRVTVADGGGTDGDPEAGRVLPNLAAVVVAAGFGATPTAAPSGGGGGCDTGAGGGNGVFGGALPVLLLLVVPTVLLLRR, from the coding sequence ATGAACCACAGCACCTCCTTCCCGAAAAAGGCGGCCTTCACACTTCTCGGCGGCGTGCTGACGCTGCTCTTTTCTCTCGGTCTCGGCATGACCGGTCTTCCGGTATCCGCCCTTTCCGGTTCCGCCGCCGAGGCGGCGGTGAAGTACGTCACGCCGGGCGGCGCGGGAGCGAAGGACGGCTCGAGCTGGGACAACGCCTACGGCGAGGCGGAGCTTCCCGCCGCCATCCAAAGCGCCGACGCGGGGGACGAGTTCTGGGTCGCCGCAGGAGCCTACCGCCCCTCTGTGACGAACGCCACCGCCGCCACCTTCACCCTCAAAAACGGCGTTGCCCTCTACGGCGGCTTCGCGGGCACGGAGACGACCCGCGGCGGCCGGAACTGGAAAACCAACGTCACGGTCCTCACGGGAGACCTGGCGAACGACGATGCGGGCAAGGTGAACGGCGTCACCGTCAGCGCCGGCCAGATCGTCGGCACCAACAGCTGGACCGTGGTCACGGGCAGCGGCACCACGTCAGCCACCGTGCTCGACGGTTTCACCGTCACCGCGGGAAGCGGCGGCACGGGAGGCAACGGCGGCGGCATGTACAGCAGCAACGGCAGCCCGACCGTCACCAACTGCACCTTCTCGGGAAACACCGCCACCGCCGGCGGCGGCATGTATAACACCGGCAGCAGCCCGACCGTCACCGACTGTACCTTCTCGGGAAACAGCGCCGGAGCCCAGGGCGGCGGCATGTTCAACAACGGGAGCAGCCCGACAGTCACCAACTGTACCTTCGCGGGAAACACCACCAACGTCGGCGGCGGCATGTGCAACTACAACGGCAGCAGCCCGGCAGTCACCGACTGCACCTTCGCAGGAAACAACGCCACCTACGGCGGCGGCATGCTCAATTCCAGCAGCAGCCCGGCAGCCACCAACTGCACCTTCTCGGGAAACACCGCCGGCTCCTACGGCGGCGGCATATACAACAGCGTGAGCAGCCCCACCGTCATCAACTGCACCTTCTCGGGAAACGCCGCCGCCAGCAGCGGCGGCGGCATATACAACGCCCTCAGCAGCCCGACAGTCACCAACTGCATCTTCTGGGGCACCGGCGGCACCGGAGGCCAGATCGTCAACGTATCCGGTTCGTCGCCCGTCGTCACCTACTCCGTCACCGACGTGGCCGGCACGGGGAACACCACCGCCGACCCGATGCTCGACTCCCTGGCATGGCACGGCGGCGTCACCGAGACCATGGCCATCTCCGGCGACAGCGCCGCCTTCGGCGCGGGAACGGCTACGGGCGCCCCCACCGCAGACCAGCGCGGCGCATCCCGCCCCCAGGGCGCGAGCTTCGACATGGGCGCCTACGAGTACTGGGCGGGGAAACAGGTCCTCGCCGTGGAGACCGAGGGCTCAGGGACGGTGACGCAAACGCCCGGAGGAACTCCCTTCGGCACGTGGAGCAACCAGTGGTCCTACGACACGGGCGACGGAGTGGCCCTTTCCGCCGACGCCGCCGCATCCTGGTATTTCGTCGCATGGAGCGGCGATATCTCGGGGACGGACCCCGTGATCACCGTGACCATGAGCGGGGACAAACGCGTCACGGCCCGCTTCGCCCGGAAATGGACCATCACCGCCTCGGCGGGCACGGGAGGGGCCATCGCTCCCGCGGGCAATGTTTTCATCCTTCCCAGCGCGGACCAGAGCTTCACCGTCACCCCCGACGCGGGCCATACCATCGCCGACGTGACCGTGGACGGCGCCTCCGCCGGCGCCGCCGCGACCTACACCTTCCTCGGCGTGTCGGCGGACCACACCATCGCCGCCACCTTCACCGCCAACCCGACGCCCGCTCCGGAACCGACGGGAACTCCCGCCCCCACCTCTCCTCCATCGCCCACCGGGACGCCCTCGCCCACGGACGGCCCAACGCCCTCGCCCTTTCCCGCCCCCAACCCGGACATTCCCCTGCCGCCGGTGACGCTCACCCTCACCCTCGTGTCGGGGGGAACGGTCCTCGCGGGACCGACGGAGATCACGGACCCGGACGAGCCGGAGGCGCTCCTCGCCTCCCCTGCCCTGCTCGCGCAGGTGCTGGGCTTCGACCCCGACGCCGTTTCGGCGGGGCAGTACAACCTGGACATGGTGCGCTTCTTCTCCCTGCTCGCCCAGTTGGACCCGGGCATAACGGAGCTGACGCTCCTCGTGGAGATCTCCATGGGAGAGCCCGCCCCAGGCTATCCGGCGACGGTCTTTCTGCTGGCCCGCACCTTCGACGGCCAGGGAAACCCCACGGGCTTCGAGGTGGTGCCCCGCGAGGAGGGGTCCTCCGTCTTCCGCCGCAGCGCCGCAGCGGAGACCTGGCGGGTGACCGTCGCCGACGGCGGCGGGACCGACGGCGACCCCGAGGCGGGACGCGTTCTGCCGAACCTCGCCGCGGTGGTCGTCGCGGCCGGATTTGGCGCCACGCCCACCGCGGCTCCCTCGGGTGGCGGCGGCGGATGCGACACCGGAGCCGGCGGCGGAAACGGCGTCTTCGGCGGCGCGCTTCCCGTGCTGCTCCTTCTGGTCGTTCCGACGGTTCTGCTGCTGAGGCGCTAA